In Microbulbifer agarilyticus, the DNA window GCTTGTGACGAGGCTCAGCGCTGCAGATAACCCGCAGAACGCCTTTGCGACGTACGATTTTGCAGTTACGGCAGATCTTTTTAACAGAAGCGCGTACTTTCATGACCTTACCTCAATTCAATCCTGCTGCCCGGGTCACCGATTAACGGCGACCGTAGCCTTGCAGATTTGCCTTTTTCATTAACCCATCATACTGGTGGGACAACAGGTGCGACTGCACTTGCGCCATGAAGTCCATCACAACGACCACAACGATCAGCAGTGATGTACCGCCCAGATAGAACGGAATGTTCAGCCCAACTACCAGGAACTGCGGCAGCAGGGATACCAATGCGATGTAGCAAGCACCCACCAGGGTCAAGCGAGTCAGAACACTGTCTATATAACGAGCGGTCTGTTCACCTGGGCGAATACCGGGTACATAGGCACCGGATTTCTTCAGGTTATCTGCCACTTCATTCGGGTTAAACATCAACGCCGTATAGAAGAAGCAGAAGAAGCCGATCAGCAGAGCGAACAGAATAATGTTCAGGGGCTGACCCGGGCCCAGCTGCAGTGCCATCCACTGCAGAATCTGTGCACCAATGCCTTCACCACCCTGGCCGAACCACTGCGCGAGTGTCGCAGGGAACAGCAGGATACTGCTGGCAAAGATCACCGGGATCACACCGGCCATGTTGACCTTCAGCGGTAAATGGCTGGACTGTGCCGCAGGCGCCTGCGAGTAACGACCTGCCTGACGACGTGCGTGGTTGATAGTAATACGGCGTTGACCGCGCTCCATCACCACTACGAAGTAGACTACCGCCAACGCAACGAAGCCGATGGCCAGCAGCATCAGGATGTGTAGTTCACCCTGACGCGCCTGCTCGAAAGCCTGACCGATGGCACTGGGGAGACCAGCGACGATGCCAGCAAAGATCAGCATCGAAATGCCGTTACCAACACCGCGCTCGGTGATCTGCTCACCCAGCCACATCATGAACACTGCTCCGGTTACCAGTGACACTACGGCCACAAAGTAAAAACCGAATGCGGGCTCTGCGGAATAAGCCAGGTTTTGTCCGGCGAGACCAAAGGTCATACCGATACCCTGGATCAGAGCCAGAAACACCGTCAGATAACGAGTGTACTGGTTGATTTTACGACGGCCTGCATCACCTTCCTTCTTTAACGCTTCCAAAGAAGGCGTTACTGCGGTCATCAACTGCATGATGATGGACGCAGAGATGTAAGGCATGATGCCGAGCGCGAGAATACTCATCCGCTCCAGTGCACCACCGGAAAACATGTTAAACAGACCCAGGATCGTTCCCTGATTCTGATTGAACAGATTCGCCAGTTTTTCCGGATCAATACCGGGCACCGGAATGTGGGTCCCTATGCGATAAACAAGAATCGCGAGAAACAGAAAACGAAGGCGAGCCCAAAGCTCGCCTAATCCCTTGCCGTTGCCCAGGGAGTTAACACCAGTTCCTGGTCGTGCCATTGGGGCCTCGATTTAGTCTTCTACTTTTCCGCCAGCAGCTTCGATGGCTGCTTTAGCACCCTTGGTGACACCCAGACCTTTAACGGTTACCGCTTTGGTCAGTTCACCAGAAAGGAACACTTTGGCGCGCTTAATGTGGTTGCCGATAATATCGGCATTCTTCAGCGCTGCCAAATCAATAATGTCACCCTCTACCTTCGCCAGCTCCGCCAGACGCACTTCCGCAACGAAGCGGCCAACGCGAGAGGTGAAACCGTACTTCGGCAGACGCT includes these proteins:
- the rpmJ gene encoding 50S ribosomal protein L36; this translates as MKVRASVKKICRNCKIVRRKGVLRVICSAEPRHKQRQG
- the rplO gene encoding 50S ribosomal protein L15, producing the protein MRLNELSPAEGHKSSAKRVGRGIGSGLGKTGGRGHKGQKSRSGGSVRPGFEGGQMPLQKRLPKYGFTSRVGRFVAEVRLAELAKVEGDIIDLAALKNADIIGNHIKRAKVFLSGELTKAVTVKGLGVTKGAKAAIEAAGGKVED
- the secY gene encoding preprotein translocase subunit SecY, which encodes MARPGTGVNSLGNGKGLGELWARLRFLFLAILVYRIGTHIPVPGIDPEKLANLFNQNQGTILGLFNMFSGGALERMSILALGIMPYISASIIMQLMTAVTPSLEALKKEGDAGRRKINQYTRYLTVFLALIQGIGMTFGLAGQNLAYSAEPAFGFYFVAVVSLVTGAVFMMWLGEQITERGVGNGISMLIFAGIVAGLPSAIGQAFEQARQGELHILMLLAIGFVALAVVYFVVVMERGQRRITINHARRQAGRYSQAPAAQSSHLPLKVNMAGVIPVIFASSILLFPATLAQWFGQGGEGIGAQILQWMALQLGPGQPLNIILFALLIGFFCFFYTALMFNPNEVADNLKKSGAYVPGIRPGEQTARYIDSVLTRLTLVGACYIALVSLLPQFLVVGLNIPFYLGGTSLLIVVVVVMDFMAQVQSHLLSHQYDGLMKKANLQGYGRR